The following are encoded together in the Streptomyces asoensis genome:
- a CDS encoding globin: MGDVKEIRRGTLQEQTFYEQVGGEETFRRLVHRFYEGVAGDPVLRAMYPEEDLGPAEERFALFLMQYWGGPTTYSENRGHPRLRMRHAPFAVDRAAHDAWLRHMRVAVDELGLSEEHEHTLWNYLTYAAASMVNTPTPE, encoded by the coding sequence ATGGGAGACGTGAAAGAGATTCGGCGCGGCACGCTTCAGGAGCAGACCTTCTACGAGCAGGTCGGCGGGGAGGAGACCTTCCGCCGGCTGGTGCACCGTTTCTACGAGGGAGTCGCCGGGGACCCCGTGCTGCGGGCCATGTACCCCGAGGAGGACCTCGGTCCGGCCGAGGAGCGTTTCGCGCTGTTCCTCATGCAGTACTGGGGCGGTCCGACGACGTACAGCGAGAACCGCGGCCACCCGCGGCTGCGCATGCGGCACGCGCCCTTCGCCGTGGACCGCGCCGCGCACGACGCCTGGCTGAGGCACATGCGGGTCGCGGTCGACGAACTCGGCCTGTCCGAGGAACACGAACACACTCTGTGGAACTACCTGACGTACGCGGCGGCGTCGATGGTGAACACCCCGACCCCGGAGTGA
- the ettA gene encoding energy-dependent translational throttle protein EttA, giving the protein MAEYIYTMRKTRKAHGDKVILDDVTLSFLPGAKIGVVGPNGAGKSTVLKIMAGLEQPSNGDAFLSPGYSVGMLLQEPPLDESKTVLENVQDGAAEIMGKLKRFNEVAELMATDYSDALLDEMGKLQEDLDHANAWDLDTQLEQAMDALGCPPGDWPVTNLSGGERRRVALCKLLLEAPDLLLLDEPTNHLDAESVQWLEQHLAKYPGTVVAVTHDRYFLDNVAEWILELDRGRAHPYEGNYSTYLDTKASRLKVEGQKDAKRAKRLKEELEWVRSNAKGRQAKSKARLARYEEMAAEADKMRKLDFEEIQIPPGPRLGSIVVEVSNLSKAFGEKVLIDDLSFTLPRNGIVGIIGPNGAGKTTLFKMIQGLEEPDSGSIKVGETVKISYVDQSRENIDPKKSLWAVVSDELDYINVGQVEMPSRAYVSAFGFKGPDQQKPAGVLSGGERNRLNLALTLKQGGNLLLLDEPTNDLDVETLSSLENALLEFPGAAVVVSHDRWFLDRVATHILAYEGDSKWFWFEGNFESYEKNKIERLGADAARPHRATYKKLTRG; this is encoded by the coding sequence TTGGCTGAGTACATCTACACCATGCGCAAGACGCGCAAGGCACACGGCGACAAGGTCATCCTTGACGACGTAACGCTGAGCTTCCTGCCCGGCGCGAAGATCGGTGTGGTCGGGCCCAACGGTGCCGGTAAGTCCACCGTTCTGAAGATCATGGCGGGGCTCGAGCAGCCCTCGAACGGTGACGCCTTCCTCTCACCCGGGTACAGCGTCGGGATGCTGCTCCAGGAGCCGCCGCTCGACGAGTCCAAGACCGTTCTGGAGAACGTGCAGGACGGCGCAGCCGAGATCATGGGCAAGCTCAAGCGCTTCAACGAGGTCGCCGAGCTGATGGCGACCGACTACTCCGACGCGCTGCTCGACGAGATGGGCAAGCTCCAGGAGGACCTCGACCACGCCAACGCGTGGGACCTGGACACCCAGCTGGAGCAGGCCATGGACGCCCTGGGCTGCCCGCCCGGCGACTGGCCCGTCACCAACCTCTCCGGTGGTGAGCGCCGCCGCGTCGCACTGTGCAAGCTGCTGCTGGAGGCCCCCGACCTGCTGCTCCTCGACGAGCCCACCAACCACCTGGACGCCGAGTCCGTGCAGTGGCTGGAGCAGCACCTCGCGAAGTACCCCGGCACCGTCGTCGCCGTCACCCACGACCGGTACTTCCTCGACAACGTCGCCGAGTGGATCCTCGAGCTCGACCGCGGCCGCGCGCACCCCTACGAGGGCAACTACTCCACCTACCTCGACACCAAGGCCAGCCGCCTCAAGGTCGAGGGCCAGAAGGACGCCAAGCGTGCCAAGCGTCTGAAGGAGGAGCTGGAGTGGGTGCGGTCGAACGCCAAGGGGCGTCAGGCCAAGTCCAAGGCGCGTCTGGCCCGCTACGAGGAGATGGCGGCCGAGGCCGACAAGATGCGGAAGCTGGACTTCGAGGAGATCCAGATCCCGCCGGGCCCGCGTCTGGGTTCCATCGTCGTCGAGGTCAGCAACCTCTCCAAGGCCTTCGGCGAGAAGGTGCTGATCGACGACCTCAGCTTCACGCTGCCGCGCAACGGCATCGTCGGCATCATCGGCCCGAACGGCGCGGGCAAGACCACGCTGTTCAAGATGATCCAGGGGCTGGAGGAGCCGGACTCCGGGTCGATCAAGGTCGGCGAGACCGTCAAGATCTCGTACGTCGACCAGAGCCGCGAGAACATCGACCCGAAGAAGTCGCTGTGGGCCGTGGTCTCCGACGAGCTCGACTACATCAACGTCGGGCAGGTGGAGATGCCGTCCCGCGCGTACGTCTCCGCGTTCGGCTTCAAGGGCCCGGACCAGCAGAAGCCGGCCGGTGTGCTCTCCGGCGGTGAGCGCAACCGTCTGAACCTCGCGCTCACCCTCAAGCAGGGCGGCAACCTGCTCCTCCTCGACGAGCCGACGAACGACCTCGACGTCGAGACGCTGTCCTCCCTCGAGAACGCGCTGCTGGAGTTCCCGGGTGCGGCCGTGGTCGTCTCCCACGACCGGTGGTTCCTCGACCGGGTGGCCACGCACATCCTCGCCTACGAGGGCGACTCCAAGTGGTTCTGGTTCGAGGGCAACTTCGAGTCGTACGAGAAGAACAAGATCGAGCGGCTGGGTGCGGACGCCGCGCGTCCGCACCGCGCCACCTACAAGAAGCTGACCCGGGGCTGA
- a CDS encoding FHA domain-containing protein, which translates to MPTCPNGHQSGSDDWCEVCGHRMAGAVPPPPPPPPPPGGGYGFPPPPGQDQGGRPGGRHLSSVPDHEPELCPQCRTPREGGAPFCEECRWNFLTNTATSYTPAAPRPSGPGPGGPGGPGGPGGPGQGGPGGRYQPPPPTYGGDSFDYQSSRPSQVNRPAEPIPPFGGEPSGPAGPGGPGRPGGQGGPGGPGGQGRPGGPGGPGGPGNTAGGPPAGAFGRDPSGQGGDAFRREPTGPGGDPFRREPSGQGGDPFGGPGGPGGRPPGPSGDPFGREPSGPPTDPYRREQSGQASDPFGREPSGPGGDPFRREPPGRSGDPFGGPGRPPGPPGSGPGGPSAFGGDPSRPAPPPTGPHPTSGPGIPGQGGFGGQGDPRAQGGPGGPQAFQASGTTAPPGYPQETGRPQPGGQPFGDDDWVISPPSNTGPGPGAPGGPGGSGPAQGGGGYGYPQPGAGQAPPGSGFPQQAAAWTVTIGPDRAYFMAMMHRSGPEAAGLNLPAYSPEQQRTLTGNQFTIGRRRHSTGETPDLDLSVPPEDPGVSHQHAVLVQQPDGTWAVVDQNSTNGTTVNGSEEPIQPFVPVPLQDGDQVHVGAWTTITIRRG; encoded by the coding sequence ATGCCGACCTGCCCGAACGGACACCAGTCGGGTTCCGACGACTGGTGCGAGGTCTGCGGTCACCGCATGGCCGGTGCCGTACCCCCGCCCCCTCCGCCGCCGCCCCCGCCCGGCGGTGGCTACGGCTTCCCGCCCCCGCCCGGCCAGGACCAGGGCGGCCGGCCCGGTGGACGGCACCTGTCGTCCGTACCGGACCACGAACCCGAGCTCTGCCCGCAGTGCCGTACGCCCCGTGAGGGCGGCGCGCCGTTCTGCGAGGAGTGCCGGTGGAACTTCCTCACCAACACGGCCACCTCGTACACCCCGGCCGCGCCGCGCCCCTCGGGCCCGGGTCCCGGTGGACCCGGCGGTCCCGGCGGTCCCGGTGGACCCGGCCAGGGCGGTCCGGGCGGGCGCTACCAGCCGCCGCCCCCGACCTACGGCGGCGACTCCTTCGACTACCAGAGCTCCCGTCCGTCCCAGGTGAACCGGCCCGCCGAACCGATCCCGCCGTTCGGCGGCGAGCCGTCCGGCCCGGCCGGTCCCGGCGGACCGGGCAGGCCCGGTGGCCAGGGCGGACCCGGTGGACCCGGTGGCCAGGGCAGGCCCGGTGGCCCGGGAGGTCCCGGAGGTCCGGGGAACACGGCCGGAGGACCGCCCGCGGGCGCCTTCGGGCGTGACCCGTCGGGCCAGGGCGGCGACGCCTTCCGGCGTGAGCCCACCGGTCCCGGCGGCGACCCCTTCCGGCGTGAACCCTCCGGCCAGGGCGGCGACCCCTTCGGCGGACCCGGCGGCCCCGGTGGCCGTCCGCCCGGTCCCTCCGGCGATCCCTTCGGCCGCGAGCCGTCGGGCCCGCCCACGGACCCCTACCGTCGCGAGCAGAGCGGACAGGCCTCCGACCCCTTCGGACGTGAGCCCTCCGGTCCCGGCGGCGACCCGTTCCGGCGTGAACCCCCCGGCCGGAGCGGCGACCCCTTCGGCGGACCCGGCCGTCCCCCGGGCCCGCCCGGCTCCGGTCCCGGCGGCCCGTCCGCCTTCGGCGGCGACCCGTCACGCCCCGCGCCGCCTCCGACCGGCCCCCACCCGACGTCCGGCCCCGGCATACCCGGCCAGGGTGGCTTCGGCGGCCAGGGCGACCCCCGGGCCCAGGGCGGCCCCGGCGGTCCCCAGGCCTTCCAGGCGTCCGGCACCACGGCCCCGCCCGGCTACCCGCAGGAGACGGGCCGCCCGCAGCCCGGTGGGCAGCCCTTCGGCGACGACGACTGGGTGATCTCCCCGCCGTCGAACACCGGCCCCGGCCCGGGCGCGCCCGGCGGTCCCGGCGGATCCGGTCCGGCCCAGGGCGGCGGAGGCTACGGCTACCCGCAGCCCGGCGCGGGCCAGGCCCCGCCCGGCTCCGGGTTCCCGCAGCAGGCGGCCGCCTGGACGGTGACCATCGGCCCCGACCGCGCGTACTTCATGGCGATGATGCACCGTTCGGGCCCCGAGGCCGCGGGCCTCAACCTGCCCGCCTACTCGCCCGAGCAGCAGCGCACGCTCACCGGCAACCAGTTCACCATCGGCCGCCGCCGCCACTCCACCGGCGAGACGCCGGACCTGGACCTGTCGGTGCCGCCGGAGGACCCGGGCGTCTCGCACCAGCACGCGGTACTGGTCCAGCAGCCCGACGGCACCTGGGCGGTCGTCGACCAGAACTCGACCAACGGCACCACGGTCAACGGCTCGGAAGAACCGATCCAGCCGTTCGTCCCGGTCCCGCTCCAGGACGGCGACCAGGTGCACGTCGGCGCCTGGACGACGATCACCATCCGCCGCGGCTAG
- a CDS encoding acyl-CoA thioesterase: MRHIYRCPLRWADMDAYGHVNNVVFLRYLEEARIDFLFRPDKDFQQGSVVARHEIDYKRQLVHRHSPVDIELWVTQIKAASFTICYEVKDGDVVYVRASTVIVPFDFEAQRPRRITAEEREFLEEYGDDRGDAKDAGKEAVAA, encoded by the coding sequence TTGCGGCACATCTACCGCTGCCCGCTGCGCTGGGCGGACATGGACGCGTACGGCCACGTCAACAACGTGGTCTTCCTCCGCTACCTGGAGGAAGCCCGTATCGACTTCCTGTTCCGCCCGGACAAGGATTTCCAGCAGGGGTCCGTGGTGGCGCGCCACGAGATCGACTACAAGCGGCAGCTCGTCCACCGGCACTCGCCGGTCGACATCGAGCTGTGGGTCACGCAGATAAAGGCCGCGTCCTTCACGATCTGCTACGAGGTGAAGGACGGGGACGTCGTGTACGTCCGCGCCTCCACCGTCATCGTGCCGTTCGACTTCGAGGCGCAGCGGCCGCGCCGGATCACCGCCGAGGAACGTGAGTTCCTCGAGGAGTACGGGGACGACCGGGGCGACGCGAAGGACGCCGGCAAGGAGGCCGTCGCCGCATGA
- a CDS encoding methyltransferase domain-containing protein: MSADARDNEADGPEASARAGLLREIEASGAFAADPRWRDAFAAVPRHLFVPYYYVGGAGGYERRWGESPDPRTRERWMRGAYEDTPLATRLRDGVLLSSSSQPSLMALMLAELRVEDGARVLEIGAGTGYNAALLSYRLGEGNVTTVDLDPEITESARRHLEEAGYRPAVVTGDGARGVPERAPFDRIIVTCTLTTVPRAWLAQCAPGALILAPLATGLIALTVRDASHAEGRFLETAAYFVPLRGSGRSEPEEVVLAGVPRRARDNDRFRFLLALTRGTLDPQEAASLWEREGMPGRERYGITLDAGHAWAWLDEPEGPYAWPLPEAAG; this comes from the coding sequence ATGAGCGCGGACGCACGCGACAACGAGGCGGACGGTCCTGAGGCGTCGGCACGGGCCGGGCTGCTGCGCGAGATCGAGGCGAGCGGAGCCTTCGCCGCCGATCCGCGCTGGCGGGACGCCTTCGCCGCGGTCCCGCGCCACCTCTTCGTGCCCTACTACTACGTCGGCGGGGCGGGCGGCTACGAGCGGCGCTGGGGCGAGAGCCCCGATCCGCGCACCCGCGAACGGTGGATGCGGGGCGCGTACGAGGACACCCCGCTGGCCACCCGGCTGCGGGACGGCGTGCTGCTCTCGTCCAGCAGCCAGCCCTCGCTGATGGCGCTGATGCTGGCCGAACTGCGGGTCGAGGACGGCGCCCGGGTCCTGGAGATCGGCGCGGGCACCGGTTACAACGCGGCACTGCTGTCGTACCGGCTCGGCGAGGGGAACGTCACCACCGTCGACCTGGACCCGGAGATCACCGAGTCCGCGCGCCGGCACCTGGAGGAGGCCGGGTACCGGCCGGCCGTGGTCACCGGCGACGGGGCGCGGGGCGTTCCCGAACGCGCCCCCTTCGACCGGATCATCGTGACCTGCACCCTGACGACGGTCCCGCGCGCCTGGCTCGCCCAGTGCGCCCCCGGGGCCCTGATCCTGGCGCCGCTGGCCACCGGGCTGATCGCGCTGACCGTGCGGGACGCCTCCCACGCCGAGGGCCGGTTCCTCGAGACGGCGGCCTACTTCGTGCCGTTGCGCGGGTCGGGACGGTCCGAGCCGGAGGAGGTGGTGCTCGCCGGGGTGCCGCGCCGGGCCCGCGACAACGACCGGTTCCGTTTCCTGCTGGCCCTGACCCGGGGCACCCTCGACCCCCAGGAGGCGGCCTCCCTGTGGGAACGCGAGGGCATGCCGGGGAGGGAGCGGTACGGCATCACGCTCGACGCCGGGCACGCGTGGGCGTGGCTCGACGAACCGGAGGGGCCGTACGCGTGGCCCCTGCCGGAAGCGGCGGGCTGA